The [Actinobacillus] rossii genome contains a region encoding:
- the rplT gene encoding 50S ribosomal protein L20, which translates to MARVKRGVIARARHKKVLKAAKGYYGARSRVYRVAFQAVIKAGQYAYRDRRQRKRQFRQLWIARINAAARQNGLSYSKFINGLKKASVEIDRKILADIAVFDKVAFAALVEKAKSAL; encoded by the coding sequence ATGGCTCGTGTAAAACGTGGTGTTATTGCAAGAGCACGCCATAAGAAAGTTCTTAAGGCTGCTAAAGGTTATTATGGTGCGCGTTCACGTGTTTATCGCGTTGCGTTCCAAGCAGTGATTAAAGCTGGTCAATATGCTTACCGTGACCGTCGTCAACGTAAACGTCAATTCCGTCAATTATGGATTGCTCGTATCAATGCTGCGGCACGTCAAAACGGTTTATCTTACAGCAAATTCATCAACGGTTTGAAAAAAGCGTCTGTTGAAATTGACCGTAAGATTCTTGCTGACATCGCTGTATTCGACAAAGTCGCTTTTGCTGCTTTAGTTGAAAAAGCAAAATCTGCGCTTTAA
- the rpmI gene encoding 50S ribosomal protein L35, with amino-acid sequence MPKIKTVRGAAKRFKKTASGGFKRKQSHLRHILTKKTTKRKRHLRHKSMVAKADQVLVVACLPYA; translated from the coding sequence ATGCCTAAAATTAAAACAGTACGTGGTGCTGCTAAACGTTTTAAGAAAACAGCGTCTGGCGGTTTCAAACGTAAACAATCTCACTTACGTCATATTTTGACTAAGAAAACTACTAAACGTAAACGTCATCTACGTCATAAATCAATGGTTGCGAAAGCAGACCAAGTTTTAGTTGTAGCTTGCTTACCATATGCATAA